The genomic segment CCTTATTAGAAAATAGAGTCGCCTTTGTGCTTGGTTTTCCAAGCGGAGGCTTCTGAGTACACTAAGGAAAGCCAGAGTGAGCCGTGATGTTTAGCAGCAGGTGCATAAAATGCATTCTCAACCTAAgatggttttttaaaagaaataataaaataagtttattggGATGTAACTCCATCATAAACTGAGGAGCATCCATCCAGGCAAGCTATAAAATCTggaaaatttaaatcaaattaaattctccttttaaaaagatGCCTTAAGTTAACCAAGCATTCTGATggcataaaatattcaaatttaatatacaaaaatagatGTATCCTGGCAGATACAACGAAGAACATGCCATGTGTATAAATTCAGAATACCCTTCTTATACAAAGAACTACAAAAAAGTTACAAAGACAGTCTTCAGGAACCACAGTTAGGAGAAGTGAGTTGGAGCTGCCCTCACACAAAGCCTCCTTCAAAGACTCCAGAACCAGCTGAGTTTTTgtaaaaaaggaaattccaggtttTCATGACGCTGAAATTAGTTACAAATGAAGAAGGAGACTGACTCAGGTGTGCTGAAAACCTCCGCCTCAGCATCCCTGGGGAAAGCGCCTCCAAGAGTTCCAGCTTCAGAGAGCCCTGCCGCAGTACGGAGGGGTCTCATCAGCACAACCAACACGGAAACAACCGCCCCCCATCCTCAGGGCTACGTATACGGTCAACACACCGTGGACAGCGGAGGAAATGGGTTTTGCTTGCTGACCACTAGCTTCTGATGCTGATGCGATATGTAGCCTTTGATGTGAccctgaaggagaggaagagaggaattaGTTGACATTTTTGGATCAGAGTCCTGTCAAAGATGCTGGCTGATTTAATTAATTTGGCATTAGCATTATTCCCCAAGAGCAGCACAGCTGAGTTCAGTGGGAGgacaatgaataaaaataaatacaattgacCATCCGTAACCAACGGTGAGTTTCAGATTCGCGAATCCAACCAACTGCGGAttgaaaatgtttggaaaaaaaagaaaacacaaatgcatCTGTATTAAACACTTACAGATGCTCTTCCAGGCCATGAGTCCCCAAACAATGCAGTGTAACAACTATCTAGAGTGCACTGAGTATACGTCACCTCGAGATAATTCACAGCACGCAGGAGGGTGTGCATAGCTCACACGAAAATACTACATCCTATCAGTGACTGGAGCACCTGTGGACTTTGCTATCTGAGGGGCATCAAAGAATCAACAGATACGGAGGGATACACCGGTAAACAATATACCAatggtcgggcacggtggctcaagcctgtaatcccagcactctgaaaggccgaggtgggtgcatcacctgaggttttgagtttgagaccagcctgaccaacatggagaaaccttgtctctcctaaaaatacaaaattagctgggcgtggtggcacattcctgtggtcccagctactcaggaggctaagggagaagaatcgcttgaacctgggaggcggaggtagtggtgagctgagggtgacaagagcaaggctccatctcaaaaaacaatgcAAACATACGAGTATCCACCCCTCACGATCCTAAGGCCCGGTGAACGGTATGTCCTGGGCTAAAATtagttctaccaaaaataccttcaacaaaagcaaaaggcctttttaacaattttaacacCCCCACGCTGAAGCTTCAAATTCTGGGCTGAATCCTGCCATGGGTAGGTGCTTCAGTGAAAACCAGGACTCACATACCATGTATATCAAGTTAGCCAGAATGCACTGGACTTCGTCAATGTCCACGTCCTCCACCTGCATGAATTTCAAGGCAACCAGAAAAGCATCCAGAGACAGCTGGTGTGTTTTCAGcaacaaatagctggaagagGGGAGAAGAGCACTGTGGTTACTGACAGGACACAGCACTCCACAGCCAAGACAAGGCACTGTGAGTCAGCAGGGGAAAAAGCAGCTTTTACTAAGCCCCTGTTCTAAAGCAGTAAAAAAGTTCCCACCTATTAGATAAACTCGAAAAGACACTCAAAGAACTATTAAATTTCacttttcaatattaaaaaagcCACtagtacaaatttttaaatattttccaagtatTTCATTCATCTAAcctatattttcacattttaatctcCCCCAAATAAGGAAGTACCCAACAATGGGCTATGTCTCCTGGATTCAGTCAAACAGGGTCCCTACTGTTTGTGACGTGCTATCCACGGCTCTGTACAAAGTCAGCCTCTGCCTGAAGTTTACTCAACTGAGATCCTGCTGGGACGAGGCCTCAGAGGACGCGTGAGGTGAGGAAAGGAATGATGATCTCTGCATCTGCCTCTGTGGCAGGCAGGAGTGGCTGGAGGGCTGGTAGGTTATCAATAAGGGAGGTGAGTACGTGGCAAGTCCTACGTGGTCTGATGAAACGTGGGGCTGCCGCTCTCAAGGCTGATGTTTTCAAGTCTTCTCACACACAACCTGTTTACCTCCCCGAGAAGTCCAGGCACAGCCTGAGCTACTCAACGTGTCTCCACGCAAGGCCCCCAGGAGGCAGTGGGCAGAGGCTTCACTTCAGCCCATACAAGGGAAGGAAGATGATGGCCCTGCCCACACAGCGGCCTCCTCTTAGGCTGCAGCAGCCCTTGCCCTCTGACTGCTCTGCGGAGAGCCCCACGGGGAGCCCAACTGCACAGGGGAAATGCTTACACTTTCTTAAAGAGGTTCCTGTAGGTGATGATCTTCAGCTTCTCAAGGATGAGGAAGATCCCACAGCGAATGAAGAAGGCCTCGTGCTTCGCCAGCGCCTCATGCAGCAGCAGCAGGTTGCCCTCGCTGGTGACGGGGGAGGCACGTCAGAAGCAGGGCGAGTTTCTCACATAGCGATCACATCAACTCTCATCgggtttgcatttttaaaaaccccaAACAGAAAGGACAGCATACTCTACCTCACGGCTCTGGTTACTTCTGCAAACTGCATCAGGTGATACTTTTTCAGGAGCTCAACAGTGGGCATGTGACCCTAAGACAGAGTTGAGTTTCCAGAATGAAAACACtttcatttttgacaaaattgTCTTTGATAAAAATTCACATCAAGGAATTAGGTTTTAAGAAAACTGCAAcctgagtgagtttcttagaGTGTCCATGGATTAAACACACCATAGCATACTAGAAAAACAACACTGGTCTAGAAATCAGAACACCTGGGTACAACACAGTTTTGTCATTCCAAGACTCCTGACCTTGATCTTGACTTTCTTACACCTCTTTGAATTTCTATTAACGGGGAGAGTGATAACTGAAGAAATGCCAGTATAAGCATGAGCCATGGGAATGAGGAAGTAGCTTCCAGAAGAATCAGCTAAGAATTTGAAACTGGCTGTCTCTTAAGTAGGGTTAGAATTGAGAAGGacaggccgggcgccgtggctcacgcctgtaatcccagcactttgggaggccgaggcgggtggatcacgaggtcaagagatcgagaccatcctggtcaacatggtgaaaccccgtctctactaaaaatacgaaaaattagctgggcatggtggtgcgtgcctgtaatccctgctacttgggaggctgaggcaggagaattgcctgaacccaggaggcggaggttgcggtgagctgagattgcgccattgcactccagcctgggtaacaaaagcgaaactccgtctcaaaaaaaagaaaagaagaattgaGAAGGACAGGGCCACATCAGTACTTTTCCATCACAATCCATTCTGAGCTACAGCAGCCTTAGCCACCTGTGTCTAATGCTTTTTTCATTAGTCAATTAACTTACTAGTTATTTCAAGTATCAAAACTACATTTTGGTAACTAAATGAAATACCCATAGAGAGGctgaaatgatatttttctttctttgtgaatCCACTGCTTTTAACTTAGGTTTTAAGGGAGAAATACAAGTGACatgtacatgttttattttgtcaCATGAATGTGAAACTCCTGAGTCAAATACTTTCACGGGAAACAAGACACAGGGAAAGTTTTTCTAGAAGGATGGAGGCGTAAGGCATGAGCTCTGGTTGGGGTCACAGTGCCTGCTCCCTCTTTATTTTGAGGTGTGCTTACACACAGCTCAGACTGAACAACTACAGACTGTCTGCTAGGTTTTAAGAAACCTATCAGCTGTCAACTTTGTGAAGGCACCAGGATCTATAAACATGAAGTAACGATCACTCACCAAAAGCATTTTTACTGGAAGCAGATAGATCAGAATCATCCTTTTGTTCTTCTGACTGGAACGGTGGCAATGCTCAAAGGCAAACGACAGGTACTCCTCGGCTACAAAGAAGGCAGAGCCAGCACAGGTGAGACCAATGCACCTCGACTGTGCAGCAGTGTCAGGCCCGTCATGCTCCATATTGTACCACTGTATCCTGATTTAAAGGGCGAACCCCTCCCTTCATTATCTCAAAAAATACCAGCCCAGTTTCATTTCTGTGATCAACGACTTTTCTTAAGTAAAATCCACAGCCCAAATTCACCAGGAATTGCCTGAGAAGTCCTACTTAACAGAGGAAATCTGAAGAAACTAAATTccacagagattctgatttgCCTAAGGGCATCTGCCAAGCCACGATAACACTTTAGAAGTTTGACCCTGCTCAGATGATTTCTacattcatgaaaaatacaaagacatGGTTAAAAACGGACCTGCACAATACATTTTAATCACTCATTAttaaatagaatgaaaataaCTTAGTGAAACACCACCCTCCAGCTTAGCATACAATTCAGGGATCAAAATCActacttgctttaaaaaattatctattaataatttataacatATTGATTCTGTCCTGACAGCAATATTAAAAAAGGATTCCATTTCATATAAAATAGATTTGAATTTAATAGActtcaaaatatgaaaacaattctACTTGTCAAGATTAATCCTACAAGCTGCACATGACAGGCCCGAGAAGAGTTCAGCCCACGCTAAGGAGGAACCCTCAGAACAGGCAGGCTCCGGGGAGCTGAGTCTTGTCCTGAGGCCAGAAAGCtgaaggcagagggaacagtCAGGGGTTTCTGGACAATGATGGTGACAAGAGGAGGCCTTGCTAAGGCTGGGTTTGGGTCAACAATTTCCAGGAAAGTGAGATGTTCCTGTTTATGTAATTCTGCCTGAACAGTGATATTAAATCCCAAATATAAGAGAATAGAGATGCTCAGAGCTGCAGAGGTCCTCCCCTATGCAGAATGGGTCACCAGAAGCAGCAGGCCCTGGGTCTGGGTTGAGGCCGAGGGAACTCACACGGAGACCCACTGTCTCTGCTCCTAAACTGTGTGGCCACATCGGCACAGCAAACATCCAGTCTGCACAGTGAGCGTGAATGCTATGGGGCGAGAGTGTCTCTTCCACACCATGGAGCCTTGCCCCACCAGCAGCCCTGTGGGGTGGAGACCAAGGAACAGATTCACTGTAAGTCTGCAGAATCCCACCAGCTGCCAGTTTGACCTTTGCTACTACCCAGGGTAATCTCAAATTCTCCTGGATGTGCAGAAAGTGCATTTTCTAATAGTTAATGCAAGGTGAGATGTTCTGCTGTCTCTGAGGGACCTGTAGTCATTTTGCATCAAATAATGTATTTCGGTTGGAGTCAAAAACATCTAGAGTATAAATCTGAGAAATTAATAAAGAAAGGATATTAACAACTGATATACTCCAAATATTcttacataaataatataaaatcacaGGAAAGAAAATCACCACAATCTTTGCAGACATGTTATCCACTTAAATCCAATCATAGCTTTAGGAATTCCTAGcagtaaaatggaaatcaaaatctCTGAGAGCTACAAAGCAGAAGATCCATGGGCCAGTGCTGGCTTTTTGGGGACACAGAATAGCTCAGTAATCTCAGAAAATCACACTCTCAAtggctttctatttcttttacagTAAAATGAAAGAATTGGATGATATAGACTTGAACAAACTTTTTGGCTCTAAAGATGTCAGAAATGAATATGTTGCATCAATATTAATAACCATTTCTGGCTATGTTAGGTATTCAAAAATACCACTTAAtgaatcctaaggaaaaaaaatcagttatcttAATAAAATCCAAAAGAACA from the Callithrix jacchus isolate 240 chromosome 1, calJac240_pri, whole genome shotgun sequence genome contains:
- the PCID2 gene encoding PCI domain-containing protein 2 isoform X4, which encodes MLFLVNQLFKIYFKINKLHLCKPLIRAIDSSNLKDDYSTAQRVTYKYYVGRKAMFDSDFKQAEEYLSFAFEHCHRSSQKNKRMILIYLLPVKMLLGHMPTVELLKKYHLMQFAEVTRAVSEGNLLLLHEALAKHEAFFIRCGIFLILEKLKIITYRNLFKKVYLLLKTHQLSLDAFLVALKFMQVEDVDIDEVQCILANLIYMGHIKGYISHQHQKLVVSKQNPFPPLSTVC
- the PCID2 gene encoding PCI domain-containing protein 2 isoform X3, with the protein product MQSRLTFECLPIIRAGIEDSKKWGMLFLVNQLFKIYFKINKLHLCKPLIRAIDSSNLKDDYSTAQRVTYKYYVGRKAMFDSDFKQAEEYLSFAFEHCHRSSQKNKRMILIYLLPVKMLLGHMPTVELLKKYHLMQFAEVTRAVSEGNLLLLHEALAKHEAFFIRCGIFLILEKLKIITYRNLFKKVYLLLKTHQLSLDAFLVALKFMQVEDVDIDEVQCILANLIYMGHIKGYISHQHQKLVVSKQNPFPPLSTVC